In Maridesulfovibrio sp., a single genomic region encodes these proteins:
- a CDS encoding response regulator, with translation MIDVKVVIVEDDARIADLHRRFTERVPGFSVVAIAQGLEDAKTMIRLYNPDLILLDLYFPEGTSLDMLREIRAKGIETDVILITAAREMGPLKEALRGGVFDYIIKPVILDRFVTCLEKFGEYFRRLHSEEAIEQKDVDSIRNLNPASSMSESCPETLPKGIDPLTLKKVKAAFGKDISGRQEGLSAEEMGEIIGASRSTARRYLEYLVSIGSIYPDVVYGTVGRPERKYFKN, from the coding sequence ATGATCGATGTCAAAGTAGTTATCGTAGAGGATGACGCCAGAATTGCAGATCTCCACCGCCGCTTTACCGAAAGAGTGCCGGGGTTCAGCGTGGTGGCCATAGCCCAGGGGCTTGAGGACGCAAAAACCATGATCCGCCTTTACAATCCCGACCTCATCCTGCTGGACCTGTACTTCCCTGAAGGAACAAGTCTGGATATGCTGCGTGAAATCAGGGCCAAGGGGATTGAAACCGACGTGATTCTTATAACCGCCGCCAGAGAAATGGGACCGCTCAAGGAAGCACTGCGCGGGGGTGTGTTCGACTATATTATCAAACCGGTGATCCTCGACCGCTTTGTGACCTGCCTTGAAAAATTCGGTGAATATTTCCGCCGCCTGCATTCGGAGGAAGCCATAGAACAGAAGGATGTGGACAGCATCCGCAACCTCAATCCGGCCTCATCCATGTCCGAATCCTGTCCCGAAACCCTGCCTAAAGGGATTGACCCCCTGACCCTTAAAAAGGTCAAGGCCGCCTTCGGAAAGGATATATCGGGTAGGCAGGAAGGTCTGAGCGCCGAAGAAATGGGCGAGATAATAGGAGCGAGCAGGTCCACGGCCAGACGCTATCTGGAATATCTGGTTTCCATCGGCAGCATTTACCCCGATGTTGTGTACGGCACAGTAGGACGACCGGAGCGCAAATATTTCAAAAACTGA
- a CDS encoding sensor histidine kinase, which translates to MRLYNILTAVKPKTIQHYLAYMVAGLVLIQLGITWFLISDLTSNILKEQIGLRALQTAQSIAHTPMIRDELLLNDPEGKIQILAENIRKKTGATFIVVGDAENRRFSHPVPERIGQTFVGGDTGPVIKEGKSYVSEAVGTLGRSIRSFVPILSTDQKIIGFVSVGYLSASVKKSIAEHMHRPLIFILCLTLLGFVITACIARHLKKITLNLEPAEITNLYLERGAVLETIREGVIATDHKGEIRLANKAALKYTCFYSAELVGKHIDDVIPCAGLKHALTTGESEFDQERIVNGQELIFNIVPVLKDGAIKGLVASFRRKDELDRISHELSSIQEYSELMRGQTHEYSNKLHTIAGLIQIEAYQEALDLVSHESSGYEDLIRFLNKAVPHPVIAAIVLGKYNRARELKINFQVDREGTMVDVPDWIKQEKIVTIVGNLLDNAFEAVLEQDKDNRNVFLSFTDLGNDFVFEVEDSGPGIPPDKVEHIFEKGISSKGSTRRGLGLYLVRQRLDELGGFISVSTAKSGGTLFSVVIPKARCTVA; encoded by the coding sequence ATGCGTTTATACAACATCCTTACTGCCGTTAAGCCCAAAACCATTCAGCATTATCTTGCCTACATGGTTGCCGGACTTGTTCTTATTCAACTTGGCATCACCTGGTTCCTCATCTCTGACCTCACTTCCAATATACTGAAGGAACAGATCGGGCTGCGAGCTCTCCAGACAGCGCAATCCATAGCCCATACACCGATGATCCGTGATGAACTGCTGCTGAATGATCCCGAAGGAAAAATTCAGATTCTCGCAGAAAACATCCGCAAAAAAACAGGCGCCACCTTTATTGTTGTGGGGGATGCTGAAAACAGACGTTTTTCACACCCGGTTCCGGAAAGGATCGGACAGACGTTTGTCGGCGGCGATACCGGGCCGGTTATCAAAGAGGGAAAATCCTACGTATCTGAAGCTGTAGGAACGCTCGGCCGATCCATCCGTTCATTCGTACCCATCCTATCCACGGACCAGAAAATTATCGGCTTTGTGTCCGTTGGTTACCTTTCAGCCAGCGTAAAGAAAAGCATTGCCGAACACATGCACCGGCCGCTGATCTTCATCCTCTGCCTGACTCTGCTTGGTTTTGTAATCACGGCCTGCATTGCCCGCCATCTCAAAAAGATCACCCTCAATCTGGAACCGGCAGAAATAACCAATCTCTACCTTGAACGGGGAGCCGTGCTGGAGACCATCAGGGAAGGAGTCATAGCCACAGACCACAAGGGAGAAATCCGTCTGGCCAACAAGGCCGCGCTCAAATACACCTGCTTCTATTCCGCGGAGCTGGTCGGAAAACACATTGACGACGTGATTCCCTGCGCCGGTCTCAAACATGCCCTGACCACCGGAGAAAGCGAGTTCGATCAGGAACGGATAGTGAACGGACAGGAACTGATCTTCAATATAGTCCCGGTCCTTAAAGACGGCGCCATCAAGGGACTAGTGGCCAGCTTCCGGCGAAAGGACGAGCTGGACCGCATTTCCCATGAGCTCTCCAGCATTCAGGAATATTCCGAACTGATGCGCGGGCAGACCCATGAATACTCGAACAAACTCCACACCATAGCCGGGCTTATCCAGATAGAAGCCTATCAGGAAGCTCTGGATCTGGTCAGCCATGAATCATCCGGATACGAGGATTTGATCAGGTTCCTGAACAAGGCCGTCCCCCACCCGGTGATCGCGGCGATTGTGCTTGGTAAATACAACCGGGCAAGGGAGTTGAAAATAAACTTCCAGGTCGACCGGGAAGGGACCATGGTGGATGTGCCGGACTGGATCAAGCAGGAAAAGATTGTCACAATTGTCGGCAACCTGCTGGACAACGCCTTTGAAGCGGTGCTGGAGCAGGACAAGGACAACCGCAATGTCTTCCTTTCCTTCACAGACCTTGGAAACGACTTTGTCTTTGAAGTGGAAGATTCCGGCCCCGGAATTCCACCGGATAAAGTGGAGCATATCTTCGAGAAAGGGATTTCGTCCAAGGGAAGCACGCGGCGCGGGCTTGGCCTCTATCTGGTCCGTCAGAGACTTGATGAGCTTGGCGGATTCATATCCGTTTCAACGGCGAAATCCGGCGGAACACTCTTTTCCGTAGTAATTCCAAAAGCCAGGTGTACTGTCGCATGA
- a CDS encoding EutP/PduV family microcompartment system protein, translating into MKKMMFAGETRCGKSSLIRALSGESYTPRRAMAVEYFGPFINTPGEFLENSWFYHALITSSADCHVLALVQDSTRRTSLFPPLFASMFNRTVLGIVTKTDSPDADPVLAERFLRQAGAKKIIRTSSVSGEGIEEILSVLNSSDAGPAMEDSRKLEENR; encoded by the coding sequence ATGAAAAAAATGATGTTCGCGGGCGAAACCCGTTGCGGCAAAAGCTCGCTTATCAGGGCTCTTTCCGGAGAATCCTACACTCCGCGCCGGGCCATGGCCGTTGAATACTTCGGTCCGTTCATCAACACTCCGGGTGAATTTCTGGAGAACAGCTGGTTCTACCACGCCCTTATCACTTCCTCTGCTGACTGCCACGTGCTGGCCCTGGTACAGGACTCCACCCGCCGGACCAGCCTCTTTCCGCCTCTTTTCGCTTCCATGTTCAATCGTACGGTCCTCGGCATTGTCACCAAAACAGACTCCCCTGATGCAGACCCTGTTCTGGCCGAACGCTTTCTCCGGCAGGCCGGAGCCAAAAAGATAATACGCACCAGCAGTGTGTCCGGCGAGGGAATTGAGGAGATACTGTCCGTTCTGAATTCTTCTGATGCTGGCCCCGCCATGGAAGACTCCCGCAAGCTTGAAGAGAATCGGTAA
- a CDS encoding BMC domain-containing protein: protein MMDNGSNTKQRIIQEYVPGKQVTLAHLIASPHRDIYLKLGLDDSASGAIGIMTITPSEGVIIASDVATKAASVEIGFLDRFGGSLLIQGDVASVEASLRAVLDYFEQTLHYSSVELTRS from the coding sequence ATGATGGATAACGGCAGTAATACCAAGCAGCGTATCATTCAGGAATATGTTCCCGGCAAGCAGGTTACCCTTGCCCATCTCATAGCCAGCCCTCACCGGGACATCTATCTCAAGCTGGGGCTGGACGACAGCGCCTCCGGGGCCATCGGCATCATGACCATCACTCCAAGCGAGGGAGTAATCATCGCCTCGGATGTCGCTACCAAAGCCGCTTCAGTGGAAATCGGTTTTCTGGACCGTTTCGGAGGGTCCCTGCTCATTCAGGGCGATGTTGCCAGCGTGGAAGCATCTCTTCGCGCGGTGCTCGATTATTTTGAGCAAACCCTGCACTATTCGTCCGTTGAACTGACCCGGTCTTAA
- a CDS encoding BMC domain-containing protein: MNLRTIGCVELNSVAHGMHTADEMLKAAQVELVMARPTCPGRYIVVVTGDTGAVKSSVEVGCEIGADMVVDHFTIPSVHMDVIPALSGTSLVPGIDALGVIETCTTASCILAADAAAKAANVSLIEIRMAAGLAGKAFVTMTGDVGSVKASVEAGVEGVGDSGPVHSHVVIPSPSEEIKAQLI, encoded by the coding sequence ATGAATTTACGTACTATCGGTTGTGTTGAGCTGAACAGCGTTGCCCACGGCATGCACACCGCAGATGAAATGCTCAAGGCCGCACAGGTGGAACTGGTCATGGCCCGCCCCACCTGCCCGGGCAGATATATTGTAGTAGTCACCGGTGATACCGGAGCGGTCAAGAGTTCCGTAGAAGTCGGCTGTGAAATCGGTGCGGACATGGTTGTAGACCACTTCACCATCCCCAGTGTGCACATGGATGTCATTCCCGCCCTCAGCGGAACATCACTGGTGCCCGGTATCGATGCTCTCGGAGTTATTGAAACCTGCACCACCGCATCATGCATTCTCGCTGCCGATGCAGCAGCCAAGGCAGCCAATGTAAGCCTCATCGAAATCCGCATGGCCGCAGGTCTTGCCGGCAAGGCATTCGTAACCATGACCGGCGATGTGGGCTCCGTAAAAGCTTCCGTTGAAGCAGGAGTGGAAGGCGTCGGCGATTCCGGTCCGGTCCACAGCCATGTGGTCATTCCTTCCCCCAGTGAAGAGATCAAAGCCCAGCTCATTTAG
- a CDS encoding 4Fe-4S dicluster domain-containing protein, whose amino-acid sequence MAVNIVDVIRENGVVGAGGAGLPTHVKAEATVDTVLVNGASCEPLLMSDPYLMEEEVDTMIRGLEAIMDCTGAGKGIICLKGKHEKAVKAVKDAVARDASGRLECFVLKDFYPAGDEQVLVYEVLGRTVPERGIPLQVGAVVSNTESLFNVARAMEGKPVTHRYLTVGGEIRNPMVVKVPVGTLVSEVLEFAGGPTISDYKVVDGGPMMGRVLPDTAQPVTKTTSGLLVLPPDHNVIAAKVMDPDKLRRITNTVCCQCSRCTDLCPRNLLGHSLHPHKLMRVLVNNELDSDIAKEALLCSECGVCEKFACPMMVSPREVNARIKRILMKERITWESKGNTLAANPYRESRAIPTKRLIQRLNLAKYDVHPGYAGEFTPESVSIRLGQHIGAPAKCVVSAGDSVSCGDLIGEIPEGAMGARVHASIDGTVASVDNGVVVIRK is encoded by the coding sequence ATGGCAGTAAATATAGTTGACGTAATTAGAGAGAATGGCGTTGTCGGAGCCGGTGGAGCCGGTCTTCCGACCCATGTCAAGGCCGAGGCCACGGTGGATACCGTTCTGGTGAACGGCGCCTCCTGTGAACCTCTGCTGATGAGCGACCCCTATCTCATGGAAGAGGAAGTGGACACCATGATTCGCGGTCTGGAAGCGATCATGGACTGTACCGGAGCAGGCAAAGGCATCATCTGCCTCAAGGGCAAGCATGAAAAGGCTGTAAAAGCCGTGAAGGATGCTGTTGCCCGTGACGCATCCGGTCGTCTGGAATGCTTTGTTCTTAAAGATTTCTACCCTGCCGGAGATGAGCAGGTGCTGGTCTACGAAGTGCTCGGCCGTACCGTTCCCGAACGCGGCATTCCCCTTCAGGTCGGTGCAGTGGTCAGCAACACCGAATCCCTTTTCAATGTGGCCAGAGCCATGGAAGGAAAGCCGGTTACCCACCGCTACCTGACCGTGGGCGGAGAAATACGTAATCCCATGGTTGTAAAGGTCCCTGTCGGCACCCTTGTTTCCGAAGTACTGGAATTCGCCGGCGGACCGACCATTTCCGATTACAAGGTCGTGGACGGCGGCCCCATGATGGGCCGGGTTCTTCCCGATACCGCCCAGCCGGTGACCAAAACCACCAGCGGACTTCTGGTGCTGCCGCCCGATCATAACGTCATTGCCGCCAAGGTCATGGACCCGGACAAGCTCCGCCGCATAACCAATACCGTATGCTGCCAGTGTTCGCGCTGTACCGACCTCTGCCCGCGCAACCTGCTGGGCCATTCCCTGCACCCGCACAAACTCATGCGGGTACTGGTAAACAACGAACTGGACAGCGATATCGCCAAAGAAGCCCTGCTCTGCTCCGAGTGCGGCGTCTGTGAAAAATTCGCCTGCCCGATGATGGTTTCCCCGCGTGAGGTCAACGCCCGGATCAAACGCATTCTCATGAAGGAACGCATTACCTGGGAATCCAAGGGAAATACGCTGGCTGCCAACCCGTACCGTGAAAGCAGAGCCATCCCCACGAAACGCCTTATCCAGCGCCTGAACCTTGCAAAATATGACGTCCATCCCGGATATGCAGGAGAATTCACTCCCGAGTCGGTCAGCATTCGTCTGGGTCAGCACATCGGTGCTCCGGCAAAATGTGTTGTTTCCGCCGGGGACAGCGTATCTTGCGGCGACCTGATCGGAGAAATCCCCGAAGGCGCCATGGGTGCAAGGGTTCACGCCAGCATCGACGGAACAGTAGCAAGTGTTGATAACGGCGTAGTAGTCATCAGGAAATAA
- a CDS encoding 1-propanol dehydrogenase PduQ has product MTQFYGKTKICYGEDALDNLETIPSKRAFIVTDPFMVKTGFADRVRTHLDRNGIPYIIFDEVEPDPSLETVTRGAQIFLKNQADLIIALGGGSPIDAAKSISFFAGKALEGKTRPMLVAIPTTSGTGAEVTSIAVVTDKVNEVKIPLNDEMLIPDMAILDSRFTRTLPPHVTAATGMDVLTHAIEAYTSRQANAFTSIYARYAIRYVFKYLKRAYMNGDDMEARDHMLLGSCMAGMAFNNSGLGITHSIAHSLGGIFHVPHGLANAVVLPHAIKFNSFDVGIRYHEIATMLGLPAKTVEEGTRSLIEAVSGLNEFMGIPNNIGELKIDENIFRSSLDTIARNVLDDICTAGNPRIPSRYDVKELLLKAW; this is encoded by the coding sequence GTGACACAGTTTTACGGAAAAACAAAGATCTGCTACGGAGAGGACGCTCTGGACAATCTGGAGACCATACCGTCGAAGCGGGCTTTTATTGTTACCGATCCCTTCATGGTCAAGACCGGATTTGCGGACCGGGTCCGCACCCATCTGGACCGTAACGGGATTCCCTACATTATATTTGATGAGGTTGAACCTGATCCCTCCCTGGAGACAGTTACCAGGGGAGCACAGATTTTTCTTAAAAATCAGGCGGACCTGATCATCGCGCTGGGCGGGGGGTCCCCCATTGACGCTGCGAAGTCCATATCATTTTTCGCGGGCAAAGCCCTCGAAGGAAAGACCAGGCCGATGCTGGTGGCCATCCCCACTACGAGCGGCACCGGGGCTGAAGTGACCAGCATTGCCGTGGTCACCGACAAGGTCAATGAGGTCAAGATTCCCCTTAACGATGAAATGCTCATCCCGGATATGGCTATCCTCGATTCCCGTTTCACCCGCACCCTGCCGCCGCATGTAACCGCTGCCACGGGCATGGATGTTCTGACCCACGCCATCGAAGCCTACACCTCCCGTCAGGCCAACGCTTTTACTTCCATCTATGCAAGATACGCTATCCGCTACGTATTCAAGTATCTCAAGCGCGCCTATATGAACGGTGACGATATGGAAGCCCGCGATCACATGCTGCTTGGTTCCTGCATGGCAGGTATGGCTTTCAATAACAGCGGGCTGGGTATCACACACTCAATCGCCCACTCACTCGGTGGAATTTTCCACGTGCCGCACGGACTCGCCAATGCGGTGGTCCTGCCTCACGCGATCAAGTTCAACAGCTTTGATGTGGGTATCCGCTACCACGAAATAGCCACCATGCTGGGCCTGCCTGCGAAAACAGTGGAAGAAGGCACCAGAAGCCTGATCGAAGCTGTGAGCGGCTTGAACGAGTTCATGGGTATTCCCAACAATATCGGTGAATTGAAAATTGACGAAAATATTTTCCGGTCCAGCCTGGACACCATTGCCCGCAATGTGCTCGACGATATCTGCACTGCAGGCAACCCCAGAATTCCTTCCCGCTATGACGTAAAGGAACTTCTGCTCAAGGCCTGGTAA
- a CDS encoding BMC domain-containing protein, with translation MTSLNALGMVETRGLVGAVEAADAMVKAANVVLIGREQVGGGLVTVMVRGDVGAVKAAVDAGAAAAERVGELRSVHVIPRPHSEVEIILPKNTAR, from the coding sequence ATGACATCTCTCAACGCTCTCGGAATGGTTGAAACCAGAGGTCTTGTAGGCGCGGTGGAAGCTGCCGATGCCATGGTCAAAGCCGCCAATGTTGTGCTTATCGGCCGCGAACAGGTCGGCGGAGGACTGGTTACCGTAATGGTGCGCGGCGACGTCGGCGCGGTCAAGGCAGCCGTTGATGCCGGTGCAGCCGCAGCCGAAAGGGTCGGAGAACTGCGCAGCGTACACGTAATCCCCCGTCCGCACAGCGAAGTGGAAATCATCCTTCCCAAAAATACAGCCAGATAA
- a CDS encoding BMC domain-containing protein, with amino-acid sequence MDTLGIVESKSIAAGIQLADAMMKAADVELVRAAPICSGRYLIFVSGNRAAVGASVDAAVNYGHRLMGSFVISNLSPEVAAVLKKNVPLEHVQAVGVVECRSVSSGVAAADAAVKRSGIELARFAAGQGINGKSYFVMSGDVAAVQEAADAASAVLGKNLVEAVVIPGPDASVVKALVRGTR; translated from the coding sequence GTGGATACGCTGGGCATAGTCGAAAGCAAAAGCATTGCCGCCGGTATTCAACTGGCCGATGCCATGATGAAGGCTGCGGATGTGGAACTGGTGCGGGCCGCCCCCATCTGTTCCGGCAGGTACCTGATCTTTGTTTCCGGCAACCGAGCCGCAGTCGGCGCCAGTGTTGATGCTGCGGTCAACTACGGTCACAGGCTGATGGGAAGTTTCGTTATTTCCAATCTGTCACCGGAAGTTGCGGCTGTGCTGAAAAAAAACGTCCCTCTTGAACACGTGCAGGCTGTGGGCGTGGTTGAGTGCCGGTCCGTATCCTCCGGAGTTGCCGCGGCTGACGCAGCGGTGAAGCGTTCCGGCATCGAACTGGCCCGTTTTGCCGCCGGGCAGGGAATAAACGGCAAATCATATTTCGTTATGAGCGGTGATGTTGCGGCTGTTCAGGAAGCTGCGGACGCGGCATCCGCCGTTCTGGGCAAGAATCTTGTTGAGGCGGTCGTCATCCCCGGACCCGACGCCTCGGTCGTAAAGGCCTTAGTACGGGGAACGAGGTAA
- a CDS encoding EutN/CcmL family microcompartment protein: protein MIICKVVGNVWATRKKDELSGEKLMVVQRLDIEEKGSDEIFVAVDCVGAGIGEQVLVTTGSSARMALRNHEAPVDAAIVGIIDEVQAQVR, encoded by the coding sequence ATGATTATCTGCAAAGTTGTCGGAAATGTCTGGGCCACCCGCAAGAAGGATGAACTGAGCGGGGAGAAGCTGATGGTTGTTCAGCGGCTCGATATCGAGGAAAAAGGCAGCGATGAAATTTTCGTGGCTGTGGACTGCGTTGGTGCGGGCATCGGAGAACAGGTTCTGGTTACCACCGGAAGCTCCGCCCGCATGGCTCTGCGCAACCATGAAGCCCCGGTGGATGCCGCTATCGTGGGCATTATTGACGAAGTTCAGGCACAGGTAAGGTAA
- the eutJ gene encoding ethanolamine utilization protein EutJ gives MDFSTIDRMISELESCIENTVPVKPDEELLVGVDLGTAYIVVVVLNSRKQPVACAMEFARVIRDGLVVDYMGAARITRKLIGELEERLGRKLERAAIAVPPGTGQKDITTHQYVVEAAGLEVTSVLDEPTAANAVLGIENGVIVDIGGGTTGLSVLENGEVVYVADEPTGGTHVTLVLSGSYKISFEEAEDLKKVDGRQAEILPVVRPVVQKMGSIVRNHIKGRDISAIYLVGGTCCLRDMEKVVEKEVGIPVYKPANPFLVTPLGIALNC, from the coding sequence ATGGATTTTTCAACAATAGACCGGATGATCAGCGAGCTTGAAAGCTGTATCGAGAACACTGTGCCCGTAAAACCTGACGAGGAACTGCTTGTGGGTGTGGACCTCGGCACCGCTTACATTGTGGTGGTGGTCCTGAACAGCAGAAAGCAGCCGGTGGCCTGTGCCATGGAATTCGCGCGGGTTATCAGGGACGGTCTGGTTGTTGACTACATGGGTGCTGCCCGCATCACCCGCAAACTGATCGGCGAGCTTGAAGAAAGACTCGGCCGCAAGCTGGAACGGGCCGCCATCGCGGTTCCCCCGGGAACCGGCCAAAAGGACATAACCACCCATCAGTACGTGGTGGAAGCCGCCGGTCTGGAAGTGACTTCTGTGCTGGATGAGCCTACTGCGGCAAACGCCGTTCTCGGCATTGAAAACGGAGTCATCGTTGATATCGGCGGCGGCACCACCGGGCTTTCCGTGCTGGAAAACGGCGAAGTTGTTTACGTGGCGGACGAACCAACCGGTGGAACCCACGTCACTCTCGTACTTTCCGGCAGTTACAAAATCAGCTTTGAAGAAGCCGAAGATCTGAAAAAGGTTGACGGACGTCAGGCCGAGATCCTGCCTGTCGTCCGTCCGGTGGTTCAAAAAATGGGGTCCATTGTCAGGAACCATATAAAGGGTCGCGATATTTCGGCCATCTATCTTGTAGGCGGCACCTGCTGCCTCAGGGACATGGAAAAAGTGGTGGAAAAGGAAGTGGGCATCCCGGTTTACAAACCGGCCAACCCGTTTCTGGTAACCCCGCTGGGCATAGCCTTGAACTGCTGA